The DNA region CCGGTTACGGTTTGCGGTGATATCCATGGACAATTTTACGATCTTATTGAGCTTTTTCGCATCGGTGGAAATGCTCCTGATACTAATTATCTTTTCATGGGAGATTATGTAGGTTAGTTCTGGAAGTAATTATTTTTCCCATTAGCTGGATTGTGTTGATACAAATCTTGCGATCTATTAAAATGATAGGAAATGATTtgttcaacttttttttttcatttttttcttagTTTCGTGTTCATGAATCTGTAAATTGGTTTGAATATGCAACGAAATTGTATTGATACATGAACCGAGATTAGATAGGATTAATTAGTGGAATTATGTTTTATGTTGAGGATTAGGAGATACTAACAGAAGAAAACACTTCATATTAGCTAATTTGAAGCTTCTTCGGTGCGATTTGAGGAGCGGAAAGTGGTGAGGAAAATGTATTATTATTCATCTTGTACAACGAGGCATTGAAGTTCAGAGATTCAATGGATTGAATGTCTTATGATTGTGATTTATGATTAAGTGTTGAACGTAAATAAAGGAATAAAGGAGAGCGCATAGGCTTCTTTTCAAAACAtaggaaaaaaaagaaatttccaaatttatgaatttaaatgCTCTTATTCTCCATTTACGAATGAAGGATGCTCCAATTACTATACATATTAGTGTGGTCTCTATTGGAATAGAAGTTCGAGCTAAAGGTTGATATCGGACTCTATATTTCAAGGCTTTGAGTTTAAAGGGTTTGGACCATATGTTAATGATATGgaatatatttgtatattagAGATGATGAAACCTTTTAAGAGGATATTAATTATGGTTTAGAAAGGTTGCATGGGAAGAAGGTGTTAGATAATGTCCAAAGCTCGGAGTTGCTTGCTGGGGATGGAGTCTTTTTCTTAGAAGAAATTAGAAGCTGTTGAACAGTAGAATGGATTACTTTTTGGGAATTGACATttctatattttaaaattacaatgAAATCTTAGATGGAATAGGTTGTCACAGTTATTACTTAACAAAGTAGCCATTCCTCTTGTTTGCTGCCATGATTTTCATCGCTGCTTTCCTTTCTCTTGCCCCTGTCTGGTGTTGCCGGTTTTTCTAAGTGTAACGGAAAGTATATTTTCATCCTTTTAGTCTGTCTCTGGAGCAAATATACGACAGGAAGAGGGGGAGGGATTGGCCAGCTCCTTTTTAAGTTAATAAATTTACAAAAAGTGTTTCCTCCCCCTGACATATTGCCTTTTGCTAAATGTCATCACAGATCGTGGATACTACTCAGTAGAGACTGTAACTCTGCTGGTGGCTTTGAAGGTTCGTTACAGGGATAGAATTACGATCCTTAGAGGAAATCATGAGAGTCGGCAAATTACTCAAGTGTAAGTCTCTGTTGCATTTCTGTTATCATGTAAGCATTAGTCTTTTGAAGTAGGAAAATTATTTGGCTCAAGCATTTACTGTCACCTTTTTTTGATTATGTCATCCAGTCAAGTTTGAACATAAGTTCTTTAACAATTAGAGATTGGCTTAATTTATGAGTTTGATTCAAAGATTGTTGTGTGTTTATGTATGGTGTCTTGGTCATACCATTTAGGCCGTACTGGTTAGGTTGAGTTTAGAATTGGGAACTTGCTTCATACAGTCATCCACTTAAGTTTGAACATAAGTTCTTTCACAATTAGAGGATGCTATAATATTTGATTGGCTTAATTTATGAGTTTGATTCAATGATTGTCTGTGTGTTTTATGTATGGTATCTTGATCTTACTATTTAGGCCGTACTGGATAGGTTGAGTTTAAAAATTGGGATTTTGCTTCATATAGATGATTGGTAGTAAAGTTGCTACTATTCAGAAGTTTATGTTGAAGATGTGTGAAACGTTGACGTTGCTATTTATATCCCTATGCAATGTTAGCTTGAAGTGTCGATAATGAGTTCTAGTTTTCTATTAAGGCCAATCGGTGATGGGTTCTCATTTCTGTTTTGGGCTGTTGCTAAATTATCTTAGTTACTGGAATTCCTTTTCATGTTTGTTCTTTGTGTCTAAGCAATTGCTCAAGCAATAATTTAAGTTTTGTAGCAAACCTCATATACTGCTGAGTTTCTGTTCTCTTTAATTTTGGATTAaacatgtttattcttcatgaaTGACTTCAGTATATGTTTactatagtttttttattttaggcaTTTGGTTGTACCTTGCAAAGCAATTGAGTTCTTGATATAACATTTCTGTGTAAAGTAGGAgctaataataatccaacaaTGCTTAATTAATTGTAGCCAATAGtcaattattttctttatatttcaATCTGACAGCTTCGCAATTGATTTTTCAGGTATGGTTTCTATGACGAATGTTTAAGgaagtatggaaatgcaaatgtcTGGAAGCATTTTACTGATCTTTTTGATTATCTTCCTCTTACAGCTCTTATTGAGAGTCAGGTCAGACTTGTAAATTGTGAAATTTTCAAGTCGTTTGTACAATTTCATGGTTGACTAGTTAAATCATAATGTTGCTGCACTATAGGTCTTCTGTTTGCATGGAGGCCTTTCACCATCTTTGGACACGTTGGATAACATCCGAGCCTTGGATCGTATACAGGAGGTATGATGGAATAGAAAAGCAGTTATTTCTTAATTGTAGCTTTTCAAGTAGCAGGTCCTGCGGATGATCTGGATTGCGCCTGCAATATTTCTTGAATACAATTAGCTGAGTGCATTTAATTTGCAAAATACTGGTCACAAaacttatgtatatatttgGATCATTGATGTACTTTTTGAAATAGCTACAAATTTAACTGAATGGCTAGCTCATTGTATGCAGGTTCCTCATGAAGGGCCTATGTGTGATCTGTTGTGGTCTGATCCTGATGATCGGTGTGGTTGGGGAATTTCTCCTCGTGGAGCTGGCTACACTTTTGGGCAGGATATCGCAGCTCATTTCAACCACACCAATGGTCTTAGTCTTATTTCTAGAGCGCACCAGCTTGTGATGGAAGGTTATAATTGGTGTCAGGTTTGTGGAAACTGGAAACCCAAATCTTGGAGTTTAGATGGTAATTTTTATTTCTGTACTATTTTGCATATTATTGATTGCTAAGTCAAGGTGTAACTTTACAGGAGAAAAATGTAGTGACAGTTTTTAGTGCTCCAAACTACTGCTACCGTTGTGGAAACATGGCTGCAATTCTTGAGATTGGAGAGCACATGGAACAAAACTTCCTCCAGTTCGACCCTGCCCCTCGGCAGATTGAGCCCGACACCACACGCAAAACCCCAGATTATTTTTTGTGATTTCAATAGCTCAACAGGCTGTTGTACAACCTTTTATCCTCATGTTGCTGTAGATTTATTCGAAAGAGAGGATTTTGGGTGGTTTGAGAATCAGTGGCAGCGTCATTTTTGCTTTGGAGTGGTCATTCTTTACTGCTGTCATTGCTCAAATTAACCACGGGATTGATGAGGTTCCAGTAGTTTATTGTATATTTTCAGCAGGAAAGCATGTAGCAGCAGCGAATAGTACAAATgatataattttatgaaatcAAGTCAGAAGGCAGGGTTTCAGTAGTGTTGGCGTCATGTTTTGCTGACTCCTCAAGGGCGACTAGAATGTGGGTTTCTATAGACATAGCTGAACATGAGGACCTTGCTGCTCATGCAGTCCgcagtaatttttttttaatgttttgattATTCAGTATACCTCATAATGGCTTGTTCATTTCACCATGAAGAGTACTTTTAAGTATATTAGCTGTTATGAGATTATGCTCGATAAGTATTGTTGACTTTAGCTCAGCTAATGAAATTTCTTTCAGCATTGTAATTTTATTTCGTCAAAGATTAGCATTATAAGGATGATGCTAGGAACCAAATTACAGGGGCAGACCAAGTGGATAGAGGATTTATACATTGAACGATTGAGCTATATAATAGCAACGCCAAATACCTGCCTGAAGTCAGTACCTCAAGATTTACATTAGATATCTCAAATTCAGGTCAGACATTTGAGAAACACCAGACACGTACATGTACATATTTTGCATTTAGCCAGTCTCCTGAGACGGCTCAGCCTAATAAAGCTTAAATAAACTAAAAGATGATAATGGGCTTGCCAAATAACGAATGATCTTTCAAAGAGAGATTGTCTCTCACATGAATTTGTGTTTTGCATTTTGCTCATTCCAGAAGCAGAATCAAGGTTTTTGATAACTTTGGACAACCATGAACACCATTAATCTCACAGTTGACTAGCCGCAGCATCATTTGATTAATAGGATCAAAATAACAACCCCATTTCAGTAATGTTATCGATTTCAGGTCAAGTGCTTTCATTACACAAAAAGATATCACTACACAAATGAGCCCGACTTTAAACCGGACTAAAAGAATCTCCTAAAACCTAGAGTTATTCTGCACTCTAGCATTTCCAACTCCAGCCATTGCTACAGCCTTTTTCCGCCTGAAGAATACAAATGATCCACTGACGAGCAACAGACCCAATACAAGAACCTATTAAATAGTTCAACAATTAACTGTATTAGGACATCGATGATTCATTCATTGATAAAGATGAGTTGCAAAAAAACTCTGAAGAACCATGAATGCAAATCTATGATTAGATTGCACAAAAGCTCACGCACAAAATGAATTGCTGTTAAGTCTGTAATTAGGAATTTCAACCAACACATGCTGATTGCTCAAACGTTGTCTTGCCAGTTTGAAATGTTTATCTACTTTCTTTCACTAATCAAACTCTGTTCAACCCATGGTCAATGAGAATCAAGATCTAAAGTTTCAGGCGCAAGGCATCATAGGCATGACCTCTGGCTTTTCTTATCGAGGACAATGCACAATGGGGAATTAGTGTGTCACAGACTCCCATCAAATGCATTAAAAAGCCTCCTCAAACATGTAAAATAAGTGCATTCTATCAAGTCATAAATCACTTCATGTTTCTGAAAACCTCATGCTAGAAATGTCTATATGATCCAACATTATTTAAATTGGTTCAATAGCTATCATTTCATTAAACTTCCTCTCAGTTTCAATAGCATCTAAATCTTATGCTAAGAATCACAAAAGAGCAAACAATACCAGATAATCTCATTTTTAAGAAAACAATTTTTATAACATATCACATACCTCAAAACCAAGAACTGAAAGCTTCTCTTCATTTACACCTTGTATACAACTTCTATAGGTAACATACTCTTGGGATTCACCATTATGTTGAGAGTCACTATATGCTAACGTCCTGTGCTTAACTTCAGAATTGTCTGCATTAACAGGTCCTTGAGTAGATTGGCTCTTCTGAGAGCCTTTATCACCTGTTCCCTTAGCTACATCTCCAGTCTTGAGGCATTTAAAAGGGATACGGTATCCAGTTTCACTGCAGCGATATTTGTCATCACTCTGAGGTAAAACATATATCACTAATTTAGCTGAAAGCCTGAGAGAAAGCAAGTTAACATCATAACTAAGATAAATTAACATGTTTTGTCTAACCAGTTTTATTTATAACCTAAATCTTCAGTAGTAAGAGAATCTATCTCCTAACATAGAATTAATGCCACAGCCTTAATCTCAACATACAAAAGCAAGTGCAAGAACTGAAAATCCATCTTCTACGTCATCTTCCTGCATTCACTACCTAATGCTTAGTCATTAAGCAAAAACCCTTGCATTTTTTACTAGCCCTACCACCGAGAACACCACACTGCACGCCTAAGAACTTGGCTCTTTCTTATGTAAAAGGCAAACATCTCACTTATGCTACTACATAAAGCTCAAATATTTCCACAAGCCCCTTCAGAAAAACAATGAAGGAGCTAGAAATACCTCGACTCAACCAACACAGATCAACACGAGGACCAAAAACAATAACGAATACTGATCCCCTCAATACACTGATCTCGAAAAATAGCCATCCCTTCTGATTTCTTCCCAGGCCAGCAATGTcaaattttttccttttcacCAGAGCAGTGTTTTATAGACCAAAAATAAAGCTTGATATCATCATCTTTTTCTCAAAAAATAACAACCATGTACAACAAAAATTTATCTCAAATACAGATGAAAGACCAATACTTCAGTTCTAAAATGAACAGATAAGTGTTTTTCCATTATGAAACAATATTTCATGATCCCAAAACCATCAAATGGCTTAACTTACGGTTCTAAAACTGATTTGGGAAAGTCCAATATACACAATCTTATACTTCAATAACAAAAACTTGTTTCCGACAAAGGACTTGAAGTTTGAATTTATGTAGCCAATCAAATATTTTGTGATTTAAGGATTTGGCATTGCTATTGTTACTATAACATATCTATACCTTAAATGTCATCAAGCCTCTCAACTATGCGAGATTTAGGGTCAGAAAAATACCTTTGATGCATAATCGTAAAAAtagattgttttcaattcaccCTTGATATTGCCAtcgttaaaaaaataaatcgcCCACCAAAATAGATCCAGGaacaaaaaagtaaatgaagtTCCTCAATTTAAAAACCAAGTCTCGtcaacataaaacaaattaatcgAAAGAACATGAAATTAATCAATCAAACCTTTTCAGAATACTGACAAGGAACACAAGGACCAGAAGGAGAGCATTCAAATGTAGTATTTGAACCACTTGGTTTTTCCTTGAACCCTAACAACTTCCGACGCCTTAAAACTcctctttcttcttcatttgaaGATCTGCAGAGAATAATATTAAGACAAACAACTAATTTACAAAAATAGAGCGATTGAAAGAGGAAATCAGTGAACGGAACTTACAGTTGGTGGCAGAAAGAGAGTCGTAAAAGCGACGATGTGAGAATCAAGGCAATAATGCCGGATCGAAAAGAGAGAATTTGtaaagaagatgaagaattaatCGAAGAATTCATGCCTATTGAAGAAGAATAAGATGATGACGAATGCTTAAGTTTGTTGATTTCTTTGCGTCCATGGCAATATGgcatgtttttaatttatttgattttgtgaaattttgaaTTAAGAATTGAAATTAGAATTAGGCGTGTTAGTTTTTTAGTGGGTTAATGAGAGTAAAATATtactttaaataaatataagttGAAAAGTACCGATTTGATAATTAAAGTTCAAGCTAACAGTAAACtaagtttagtttcaactttGACTTTAAATACTCCCAATCTCCCATTAAAGCAACAAATTTTTATCAAGTATATTTGTGCATggattataaaatcaaatactAGTAAAACATTTCATTGAAATACAATGATAAAACTTTTGTTTTGCTTCTTTTcactatttatatttttcataattaatttaattttctttaaactatatttattttttaaaaattatttataaattaagataaACTACATAGATTCTTAGCCAAATTACTTaacctcaaataaaaaaaaaatcatactcacCCTGTTTTTAAATATTCTTCTCATTCATTTTTTTCGTAAATTTCAATGCAAAAgtaagttttttaaaatttttaaaaattattatatttaaaaaatatttattgaaacgaatctaacaagattgcAACACAAATATGTTATATGTACTAGAAGAGGCAGTAGTGACTAAAGCTTGGTGAATGGTGATAATGCTTTATATATGCTTTGCTTGTGAATATAAACAACACAACAAGGGAGGGAcccataatttaaaaaataacccATCCAACTAATTGTAGAGCTATTAGGGGATACGTTAAGCAAAGCCATTCTTTGAGAATAAAATTTGTACCCTAATATTACAATTCCAATCCATTCCCATCCCAATGCACCATTTATCTCATTCCTTTGTTCTTCTAAATAAATCTCATAACTTCTTCTATGTTTTCTCATCATAAtcatatatattacattaatACATACATCCAACCTCCCAAACAATCCCTAAAACAACTAATTAATACTAGATCATCCTTAGATACTAACATACAAAATGAGTAGTATCAAATCCAAAGGTAGAAAATCCCTTTTTGAAGAATCCATGTTAGTCTTTGTAAACATCCTAAAACTATCATCTCTCTCCCTTGCAAGAAGAACCTTAGTAACAACATCAgatcatgatcatgatgaaCACAATGATGAGAATCATGATCATCAACATGAAGTTTCATTAAGGGCTACATATAAGAATCAAAACATAGTTGATCATAATGATGCTCCACCGTTGGTCCATGAGGCTGCACCACAGAGAAGCAAAAGGTTACAAAAGCCAGAACCACCACCAGAGTGTAAGATGTCCTATGTTATGTTGCCTGAACATGATGAAACTGGCACCATTAATGTTGATGGGCAATTCTCAGATTACATCAAAAGGTTTCATGAGAAGACAGTAAATGATTTGGAAAATGCTAAAGCAACAAATTTTATCAAGAGATTTCATGAGAAAAACATGAAGGATTTGAACGATGAATCTATGAGACGCTCACATTATGTGTTACCTCCAccacctcatcatcatcatcatcatcatcatcatgtttTCAAGTA from Amaranthus tricolor cultivar Red isolate AtriRed21 chromosome 3, ASM2621246v1, whole genome shotgun sequence includes:
- the LOC130807612 gene encoding serine/threonine-protein phosphatase PP2A-2 catalytic subunit-like; translated protein: MPSYADLDRQIEQLMECKPLLEGEVKTLCDQARAVLVEEWNVQPVKCPVTVCGDIHGQFYDLIELFRIGGNAPDTNYLFMGDYVDRGYYSVETVTLLVALKVRYRDRITILRGNHESRQITQVYGFYDECLRKYGNANVWKHFTDLFDYLPLTALIESQVFCLHGGLSPSLDTLDNIRALDRIQEVPHEGPMCDLLWSDPDDRCGWGISPRGAGYTFGQDIAAHFNHTNGLSLISRAHQLVMEGYNWCQEKNVVTVFSAPNYCYRCGNMAAILEIGEHMEQNFLQFDPAPRQIEPDTTRKTPDYFL
- the LOC130807613 gene encoding uncharacterized protein LOC130807613, producing MPYCHGRKEINKLKHSSSSYSSSIGMNSSINSSSSLQILSFRSGIIALILTSSLLRLSFCHQLSSNEEERGVLRRRKLLGFKEKPSGSNTTFECSPSGPCVPCQYSEKSDDKYRCSETGYRIPFKCLKTGDVAKGTGDKGSQKSQSTQGPVNADNSEVKHRTLAYSDSQHNGESQEYVTYRSCIQGVNEEKLSVLGFEVLVLGLLLVSGSFVFFRRKKAVAMAGVGNARVQNNSRF